The genomic stretch ACGCTCGTCCCCCTGATGAAGGACGCGGGGCTCGACGTCGAGTGGCAGGTCATCTACGGGCGCGAGGAGTTCTTCAACGCGACGAAGCTGATGCACAACGCGCTGCAGGGCAACCCGCAGGACCTCTCCGAGGAGCAATGGGGCGTCTGGGAGCAGTACAACCAGATGAACGCGCGCGAGCTGTCGCCCGGCTGGGACGTCTGCATCGTCCACGACCCGCAGCCGGCCGCGCTGTACTCGCTCGTGCCGGAGAAGTCGGCGGGCTGGATCTGGCGCTGCCACATCGACCTCTCGACGCCGAACCCGGCGACGATGCAGCGCCTGCTGCCGTACGTGCGGGACTACCCGGAGTCGCTGTTCCACATGGAGCAGTACGTGCCGTCCGGGATGCGGGGGCGCGCGAACGTCGTCCCCCCCGCGATCGATCCGCTCGCGCCGAAGAACATGGCGCTGTCGCCCGAAGACGCGGCGTACGTGTGCAACCAGTTCGGCATCGACGTCGACCGGCAGATGATCTGTCAGGTGTCGCGGTTCGACCCGTGGAAGGATCCGCTTGGCGTGATCGACGCGTATCGGCTTGTCAAGGAGGAGATCGGCGACGTCCAGCTCGCGCTCGTCGGCTCGATGGCGTCCGACGACCCGGAGGGGTGGGACTTCTTCAACGCGACGCTCGCGCACGCGGACGGCGATCCGGACATCCACATCCTCAACAACTTCAACAACGTCGGTGCGATCGAGGTCAACGCCTTCCAGTCGCACGCGGACGTCGTGGTGCAGAAGTCCATCCGGGAGGGCTTCGGCCTGACGGTGTCCGAGGCGCTGTGGAAGGGCAAGCCGTTCATCGGCGGCGACGTCGGCGGCATCCCGCTGCAGGTGGACAACGGCGTCTCGGGGTATCGGGTGAGCGACGTGGACACCTGCGCGGCCCGCTGCATCGACATCCTGCGCGACCCGGCGCTCGGCAAGGCGCTGGGGCGGCGCGGCAAGGAGCACGTGCGCGAGCACTTCCTCACGCCGCGCTACCTGCGTGATTACCTGCGGCTCTTCGGGGAGATCGGGTCTTCGTGAACGCCGATCGCGCCCCTCTCGTCCTCGTCTCCAACCGTGGCCCGGTGACCTTCGGCGAGGACGGGTCGGTCAAGCGGGGCGGCGGCGGGCTCGTGACGGCGCTCACCGGGCTGGCGTCACACCGCGACGCGGTGTGGATCGCGTCGGCGATGACGGACGGCGACGCGAAGCGCTCGCAGGAGGCCGGAGGGCAGCCGTTCACCGTCGAGTCGCCGGCGGGCGGCGAGTACCAGGTGCGCTTCGTCGAGAGCGACCCCGACGCCTACGACCGCTTCTACAACATCTTCGCGAACCCGATGCTGTGGTTCATCCAGCACTACCTCTGGGACCTCTCGAACGCCCCGGACATCCGCCGTCACGAGGTCGAGGCGTTCGAGTACGGCTACAACGTCGTCAACGAGGATCTGGCACAGGCGGTCGTCGACGAGATCGACGGGCGCGAGGAACCCGTCGTGATGATCCACGACTACCACCTCTACACGCTGCCCGGGCTCGTGCGGCGGGCGCGGCCGGACGCGTTCCTGCACCACTTCGTGCACATCCCGTGGACCCAGCCGGATGCGTGGCGCGTGCTGCCCACCCGCATCCGCGACGAGATCTACGAGGGCCTGCTCGCCAACGACATCGTCGGGTTCCACACGCAGGCCTACCGGCGCAACTTCCTGCAGTGCTGCCGGGATCTCGTCGGGCTGGAGGTCGACTTCGACGCGGGCGTCGTGCGCAACGTCGGCGGCCACGACGTGTGGGTGCGGGCGTACCCGCTGCCGATCGACGCCACGGCGACGCGGCGGGTCGCGCAGTCCGACCGGACGCACCACTTCGAGCAGGAGCTGCTGCGCCGGCGCCGCGACCACCTGATCCTGCGCGTCGACCGCGCCGACCTGTCGAAGAACGTCCTGCGCGGGTTCTCCGCGTTCGACCTCTTCCTCGAGCAGCACCCGGACTTCCGCGAGAAGGTCACGTTCGTGGCCCAGTTGATGCCGTCGCGCACGGACGTGCCGGAGTACGCCGAGTACCTGGAGCGCATCGAGGCGCTCGTCGCGGTCGTCAACCACCGGCACGGCACGCCGGACTGGATGCCGATCCAGCTCAAGCTGCGCGACGACCTCGAGGAGGCCGTGGCCGCCTACAAGCACTACGACGTGCTGCTCGTCAACGCGATGTTCGACGGGATGAACCTCGTGGCGAAGGAGGGGCCGGTCGTCAACGAGCGGGACGGGGTGTCGGTGCTCAGCGAGAACACGGGCGCCCACGAGGAGCTCGGCGAGTTCGCGCTGTCGGTGAACCCGTTCGACATCCAGGAGCTCGCGGCCTCGATCCACGCGGCGCTGACGATGCGCCCGGACGAGCGCGCGCGGCGGGCCGACGGGCTGCGGGAGATCATCACGGGCCGCAATCCGGGCGATTGGATCGACGACCAGCTGGCGGACATCCGGCGCAAGCGCGAGTCGCAGCCGGCGGCGCCGTAGAGCGCGGGCGCTCACCCGAACACGAACTCGGACGGGCCCGGGGCCGGTTGACGCGGCGCGCGTCCGGGGGCCGCAGCCGGTGCGGACGGCGACGCGCTCGGGGCTGGTGCCGGCGCCGGGCTCGGGGCTGGTGCCGGCGCGGGCGCCGGGCTCGGAGCGGGCGCGGTCTGCGGGACGCCCGCGCTCTGCCGCCCGGTGGCCACCGGCCGGCGGGCCGGCGGACGCTGGTCGGTGCGTGCCGCGGTCTGCGTCGGCGCGCTCCGTCGCGCTCCCGCCGCCCGTCGCGCTCCCACCGCCCGTCGCACTCCCGCCGCCCGTCGCACTCCCGCCGCCCGTCGCACTCCCGCCCGCCGCTTCGCGGGGCGTCGCGCCCGCCGCTTCACAAGCGACCGCTCCGCCACGCGCGCACGCGACGGATGCGCGGCGAGCGCTCGGGTCCGGCGCGCGTGCTCCGTCCGCTCCTGCGCACCCTCCGGCCTCGGCTCGGCGGGGCTCTCGGTCACAGTCACGGGGGCGGGGACCGGGCGGGCCGAGATCGGAGCGACGGGTACCGCCGTCGGCGGCGGCAGCTCGGCCTCCTTCGGAGCCAGCCGCGGCCAGGCGAGGATCAGGGCGACGAGCGCCAGGACCGCCGCCGCGCAGGCGACGTTGCCCCATCTGATGCGCTGCGCGAGCGGCTCCATGCCCCGTCCAGGCATGGCGCGCGCAAGGTTCGCCCCCCGGACGCTGCTATCTTCATCCGCCGCACATGGCCCAGCCTCAGCCGACATACGACCTCATGCTCCTGCTCGACCTCGAGTCCACCGAGGACGACCGCGCCAAGGTGCTCGCCGACGCCGAGCGCATCATCACCGAGGGCGGCGAGCTGATCGGCACGCACGAGTGGGGCGTCCGCGAGATGGCCTACGAGATCCGCCACCAGGACTCGGCGGACTACCGCCTGTTCCAGTTCCACGTGAACACGACGGCGACGCTGGACGAGCTCGACCGCGCGCTGTCGATCGCCGACGGCGTCCTGCGCTTCCGCATCATCCGCCTCGCCCCGGGCACGCCCGAGCCGCCGGATCCCGGCGCCGCGAGCCCGGTCGAAGCGGACTTCGAGACCTCGCTGTAGACGACCGGGGCGCGCGCGTCCCGGACTCGGCATCGACGCGGGCCGCTCGACCCGCGTTGCGTTCATCCGCCCGGCCCGCGCCCACCTGCGGGCACCCCGCACATCACCCGCGCAGGCGTCCCCCACTCTCCTACGCCTTCGCGACGATTCCGCGCACGTTCCGCGCACTTCCCGGTCTGCCGCCGACCTCCGCGCTAGGCTCGCCCGCAGATTCGTTCAGTGCCGAAAGGAGGCGCCCGACATGGCCGCCACGAACATCAACCGGGTGATCATCACCGGCAACCTGACCCGCGATCCGGAGCTGCGTGCCACCGGCAGCGGAATGGCCATCTGCGGGCTGCGCATCGCGTGCAACACGCGGCGCAAGGACAACCAGAGCGGCGAGTGGGTCGACAAGCCCAACTACTTCGACGTGACCATCTTCGGCCGTCAGGGCGAGAACGCGGCCCAGTACCTGTCGAAGGGCCGCGGCGTCGCGATCGACGGCCGCCTCGAGTGGCGCGAGTGGCAGGACCAGCAGGGCAACAAGCGCCAGTCCGTCGACATCATCGCGGACAACGTCCAGTTCCTGGGCAGCGGCGGCGAGGGCGGCAACGGCGGCGGCGGCGGGTTCACGCCGCGCAGCGACGTGCCGGTCTCGACCGACGACTTCGCCCCGGTCGGCGGGGGCGGCGGCTCCAGCGCGCCGGCCGACGACGACATCCCGTTCTGATCACCCGCCGCTGAGCTGACGCCGTCGCCGTGACCGCGGTGGCGGCGTCTCGTCGCCCACGGCACGCTCCTCGCCGCCGGCTGTCGCGACGTGCGGCACATCCATCGGACGGATCGGACCTGAACGACGCATCTGCCTACAATGTGGCCTTCGGTCGCGCGACCCCGGCGTTGGGCTGCGCGCGTGACGCAAAGACTTCGACGTAGACGAGAGGCTCGACCACCTTGGCAAAAGCACGTGGCCGCGGGAAGCCCACCCGCCGGCGTGACAAGAAGGGCGGACCCGGCAGCGGCCGCCGCAAGCCCTGCCCGTTCTGCCGCGACAAGATCGAGCAGGTCGACTACAAGGACCTCGCGACGCTGCGGAAGTTCGTCTCCGAGAAGGGCAAGATCCGCTCTCGTCGCATCAGCGGTGCGTGCCGCCGCCACCAGAACCAGATCGCCGGCGCGGTGAAGCGCGCGCGCGAACTGGCGCTGCTGCCGTATGTCGACCCGACCGGTGGGCGCGAGGAAGAGCGCGGCGGTCGCGGCGGCCGCGGGCGCGAGGACCGGGAGCGCTAGCCATGCCCGAGGCCATCCTGCTGAAGGACGTCGAAGGCGTCGGCGAGCGCGGCACGGTCGTCGAGGTCTCCAAGGGCTACCTCCGCAACTTCCTGATCCCGCGCAAGCTGGCGCAGCCGGCCACGAAGGGCGCCGTCGAGGCCGCCCAGGTGCGCATGGCCCAGCTCGAGAAGGCGAAGGCCGAGGCGATCGAGCGGGCGAAGGAGAACGCCGCCACGCTCTCGCGCACGGTGCTGACCATCTCGCAGCAGGCCGGCGACGACGGCCGCCTGTTCGGCTCGGTCACGTCGCAGGACATCGCGGACGCCATCCGCGACGCGCGCGGCCTGAAGGTCGACCGGCGCAAGATCAACCTCGAGGAGCCCATCAAGCACGTGGGCACCTACATGGTCGACGTGGAGATCGCCGAAGGTGCGACGGCCTCCGTGAAGACCATGGTCGTCGAGTCCAAGTAGCCCTCAGACGGTTCCACAGCGCCACCGCAGCCGGCGGTGGCGCCGCCGGAGCGTCGCGTCGCGGAGGAACGCGTTCGGTCCGCCGGGCACGCGCACGCGCGGTCGAGGGCGATCGCGTCGGCCACCGGCAGGGCGTG from Capillimicrobium parvum encodes the following:
- a CDS encoding single-stranded DNA-binding protein, producing the protein MAATNINRVIITGNLTRDPELRATGSGMAICGLRIACNTRRKDNQSGEWVDKPNYFDVTIFGRQGENAAQYLSKGRGVAIDGRLEWREWQDQQGNKRQSVDIIADNVQFLGSGGEGGNGGGGGFTPRSDVPVSTDDFAPVGGGGGSSAPADDDIPF
- a CDS encoding glycosyltransferase; the protein is MLQPVNVGSKSLADYTHIVGRDLAEELRALAEPLKGLRVAHLSATAFGGGVSEILYTLVPLMKDAGLDVEWQVIYGREEFFNATKLMHNALQGNPQDLSEEQWGVWEQYNQMNARELSPGWDVCIVHDPQPAALYSLVPEKSAGWIWRCHIDLSTPNPATMQRLLPYVRDYPESLFHMEQYVPSGMRGRANVVPPAIDPLAPKNMALSPEDAAYVCNQFGIDVDRQMICQVSRFDPWKDPLGVIDAYRLVKEEIGDVQLALVGSMASDDPEGWDFFNATLAHADGDPDIHILNNFNNVGAIEVNAFQSHADVVVQKSIREGFGLTVSEALWKGKPFIGGDVGGIPLQVDNGVSGYRVSDVDTCAARCIDILRDPALGKALGRRGKEHVREHFLTPRYLRDYLRLFGEIGSS
- the rpsF gene encoding 30S ribosomal protein S6, translated to MAQPQPTYDLMLLLDLESTEDDRAKVLADAERIITEGGELIGTHEWGVREMAYEIRHQDSADYRLFQFHVNTTATLDELDRALSIADGVLRFRIIRLAPGTPEPPDPGAASPVEADFETSL
- the rplI gene encoding 50S ribosomal protein L9 — protein: MPEAILLKDVEGVGERGTVVEVSKGYLRNFLIPRKLAQPATKGAVEAAQVRMAQLEKAKAEAIERAKENAATLSRTVLTISQQAGDDGRLFGSVTSQDIADAIRDARGLKVDRRKINLEEPIKHVGTYMVDVEIAEGATASVKTMVVESK
- a CDS encoding alpha,alpha-trehalose-phosphate synthase (UDP-forming) — its product is MNADRAPLVLVSNRGPVTFGEDGSVKRGGGGLVTALTGLASHRDAVWIASAMTDGDAKRSQEAGGQPFTVESPAGGEYQVRFVESDPDAYDRFYNIFANPMLWFIQHYLWDLSNAPDIRRHEVEAFEYGYNVVNEDLAQAVVDEIDGREEPVVMIHDYHLYTLPGLVRRARPDAFLHHFVHIPWTQPDAWRVLPTRIRDEIYEGLLANDIVGFHTQAYRRNFLQCCRDLVGLEVDFDAGVVRNVGGHDVWVRAYPLPIDATATRRVAQSDRTHHFEQELLRRRRDHLILRVDRADLSKNVLRGFSAFDLFLEQHPDFREKVTFVAQLMPSRTDVPEYAEYLERIEALVAVVNHRHGTPDWMPIQLKLRDDLEEAVAAYKHYDVLLVNAMFDGMNLVAKEGPVVNERDGVSVLSENTGAHEELGEFALSVNPFDIQELAASIHAALTMRPDERARRADGLREIITGRNPGDWIDDQLADIRRKRESQPAAP